A genome region from Deltaproteobacteria bacterium includes the following:
- a CDS encoding glutathione peroxidase, giving the protein MTFHDFSLHMLTGKPLSLSLYSGHPVLAVNVASKCGLTPQYAQLQAMHETLGPKGLRIVGFPCNDFGKQEPGTPEEIGQFCTKNYGVEFDITEKIHVNGPETHPLYKDFLKSKEHNRFNPGDVQWNFQKYLISKDGKVIGGWNPQVKPNAPEIVEAIEAALK; this is encoded by the coding sequence ATGACTTTCCATGACTTCAGCCTTCACATGCTGACGGGCAAGCCCCTCAGCCTTTCGCTCTACAGCGGCCATCCGGTTCTGGCAGTGAATGTGGCCAGCAAGTGCGGCCTGACTCCCCAGTACGCCCAGCTCCAGGCGATGCACGAGACGCTGGGGCCCAAGGGGCTCAGGATCGTCGGGTTCCCCTGCAATGATTTCGGCAAGCAGGAACCGGGAACGCCCGAGGAGATCGGACAGTTCTGCACGAAAAACTACGGCGTCGAATTCGATATCACCGAAAAGATCCATGTCAATGGCCCGGAAACCCATCCGCTCTACAAGGACTTCCTGAAATCAAAGGAACACAACCGGTTCAATCCGGGAGATGTGCAGTGGAACTTCCAGAAATATCTCATCTCGAAAGACGGGAAGGTCATCGGCGGCTGGAACCCGCAGGTGAAACCCAACGCGCCGGAAATCGTCGAGGCGATTGAGGCTGCGCTGAAGTAG
- a CDS encoding alpha/beta hydrolase gives MPGLTWPEAAFVAWMRASSYWALGQAVIHDLQNPDLRRIRADIGLPFGPGSAHRADVFYPPAEALGAVLFVHGGGWAGGTRRFGEPLGRELASRGFLTIMPGYRLLPQANVEEATSDVRRAWEWALGFADREGFSPARVALGGESAGSHLTTRALLRHFAPEGIAPPAHIAVFGPHDMENFLARAQPITRAAMRLLRHPYGSLREAAPLLSNVTVPWPRHVRLLTIHGDRDPLVPYRMSVRLHEHAQKSGASAEHVRIHGAPHGFINTPRTRHGKPAVEAMDRWLRGIWQDQG, from the coding sequence ATGCCCGGCCTGACCTGGCCCGAAGCGGCATTTGTCGCCTGGATGCGCGCATCCAGCTATTGGGCACTCGGCCAGGCCGTCATCCATGACCTCCAGAACCCGGACCTCCGGCGGATCCGGGCCGATATCGGACTGCCGTTCGGACCGGGCAGCGCCCACCGGGCTGACGTTTTTTATCCGCCAGCGGAAGCCCTTGGTGCCGTCCTGTTCGTTCATGGAGGCGGATGGGCTGGCGGCACCCGGCGCTTTGGCGAGCCGCTCGGCCGGGAACTGGCGAGCCGTGGCTTCCTGACGATCATGCCCGGTTACCGCCTGTTGCCGCAGGCCAATGTCGAGGAGGCCACCTCGGATGTCCGGCGCGCCTGGGAATGGGCGCTCGGCTTTGCGGACCGGGAAGGGTTTTCACCCGCCCGGGTCGCCCTTGGAGGAGAATCGGCCGGCTCGCACCTGACGACACGCGCCCTCTTGCGGCATTTTGCTCCTGAGGGAATTGCGCCACCTGCCCACATCGCGGTCTTCGGTCCCCATGACATGGAAAACTTTCTCGCCCGCGCCCAGCCCATTACCCGTGCCGCCATGCGCCTGCTGCGTCACCCGTACGGTTCGCTCCGGGAAGCCGCGCCGCTGCTTTCAAACGTCACCGTTCCCTGGCCGCGCCATGTCCGGCTGCTGACCATTCATGGCGACCGGGACCCGCTGGTTCCGTACCGGATGAGCGTCCGGCTGCATGAGCACGCACAGAAATCCGGCGCCAGTGCCGAGCATGTCCGGATTCATGGCGCGCCTCATGGTTTCATCAACACCCCGCGCACCCGTCACGGAAAACCCGCAGTCGAGGCCATGGACCGGTGGCTAAGGGGTATCTGGCAGGATCAGGGCTGA
- a CDS encoding HTTM domain-containing protein, which yields MKMTGRHFAIYRMLLGTYLALYFFHLVPWAEELFGPEGMVPVPSSNVIRLGWFPNILALIPLPAAAPLFLTLVGMASLMLAAGLYRHAMAGLVWYGYACIIQRNAVVDNPAIGFVSWVVLATLLVPAGEPWSMHNRSREPVEGWSVSPQLIMGGWIVFGVAYTVSGVDKIFQPYWRSGAAFREFLDVPLHRSWGIHSWFRELPMFVSQVLTWAAVWVEILFLPAIFHPRARMIVWWLTVGLHLIVLLNINITMLTMGALVSLGFLFDPEWIRKSPGRAAGVAAARQP from the coding sequence ATGAAGATGACCGGCCGGCACTTCGCGATTTACCGGATGCTGCTGGGTACCTATCTGGCACTGTATTTCTTCCATCTGGTCCCCTGGGCCGAAGAACTGTTCGGGCCGGAGGGAATGGTTCCGGTTCCTTCTTCGAATGTGATCCGGCTTGGCTGGTTCCCCAACATACTTGCTCTTATACCGCTGCCCGCGGCAGCGCCCCTTTTTCTCACGCTGGTCGGCATGGCGTCGCTGATGCTGGCCGCCGGACTGTACCGCCACGCGATGGCGGGGCTTGTCTGGTATGGCTATGCCTGCATCATTCAGCGAAATGCCGTCGTGGATAATCCCGCGATAGGTTTTGTGAGCTGGGTGGTGCTGGCGACGCTTCTGGTGCCGGCGGGCGAACCGTGGAGCATGCACAACCGTTCGCGCGAACCGGTCGAGGGGTGGTCGGTTTCGCCGCAATTGATTATGGGCGGCTGGATTGTGTTCGGAGTCGCATACACCGTCAGCGGGGTAGACAAGATCTTCCAGCCATACTGGCGAAGCGGGGCCGCATTCCGTGAATTTCTGGACGTTCCGCTGCACAGGAGCTGGGGGATTCATTCTTGGTTTCGCGAACTGCCGATGTTTGTCTCCCAAGTGCTGACGTGGGCCGCGGTATGGGTTGAGATACTGTTCCTTCCGGCCATCTTCCATCCCCGCGCCCGTATGATCGTCTGGTGGCTGACGGTGGGGCTGCATCTGATTGTCCTGCTGAACATCAACATCACGATGCTGACAATGGGCGCACTCGTCTCGCTTGGCTTCCTGTTTGATCCGGAATGGATACGAAAGTCGCCCGGCCGGGCCGCCGGGGTGGCGGCAGCCCGTCAGCCCTGA
- the pdxA gene encoding 4-hydroxythreonine-4-phosphate dehydrogenase PdxA, with protein MPPETPLLAISPGDPHGIGPEVTVRAVLARPHSRYLVTGAASVMEEAARRFAPGLVIRRIGSAAEATEAGILHVLAPEVPGAVDIPFGDVDPAYAGRRFGREIHGWIVKAADLALAKEAQAVVTAPIAKTAFKAAGIAFPGHTELLAERAKTSDFAMMLSCSKLRVILATIHLPLRKLFSALTPAELERVIRLGCRELPRWIRTERRLKLAVAGLNPHAGEDGMLGSEEVEWIGPLVSRLAAEGLPVEGPLSPDTVFHRAVTGEFDAVVALYHDQGLIPVKVLGFDEGVNSTIGLPFIRTSPDHGTAFGIAWQGRANPASMIAAIDMAVP; from the coding sequence ATGCCACCGGAAACACCGCTGCTTGCGATTTCTCCGGGCGACCCGCATGGCATCGGACCGGAAGTGACAGTCCGGGCCGTTCTGGCCCGTCCGCACTCACGGTATCTGGTTACCGGCGCGGCGTCGGTAATGGAAGAAGCCGCCCGGCGGTTTGCTCCGGGGCTGGTGATCCGGCGGATTGGTTCGGCCGCCGAGGCTACCGAAGCAGGTATTCTTCATGTCCTTGCGCCGGAAGTCCCCGGAGCCGTCGATATCCCCTTTGGCGATGTTGACCCGGCATACGCGGGCAGGCGGTTCGGCCGGGAAATTCACGGGTGGATTGTGAAGGCTGCCGATCTTGCACTTGCGAAGGAAGCCCAGGCCGTAGTGACGGCACCGATAGCCAAGACCGCATTCAAGGCGGCTGGAATCGCATTCCCCGGCCATACGGAGCTGCTGGCCGAACGTGCGAAGACATCCGACTTTGCCATGATGCTTTCCTGCTCGAAGCTGAGAGTCATTCTGGCGACAATCCATCTGCCGTTGCGGAAACTGTTTTCGGCCCTGACGCCAGCCGAGCTGGAACGGGTCATCCGGCTGGGTTGCCGGGAACTGCCGCGATGGATAAGGACGGAACGCCGGTTGAAGCTCGCGGTGGCTGGCCTCAATCCCCATGCCGGAGAAGACGGGATGCTGGGAAGTGAGGAAGTCGAATGGATCGGGCCACTTGTATCACGGCTTGCCGCAGAAGGGCTCCCGGTCGAAGGGCCGCTCTCTCCGGATACCGTTTTTCACCGGGCGGTGACCGGAGAGTTCGATGCCGTGGTCGCGCTTTATCACGACCAGGGGCTGATACCAGTCAAGGTTCTGGGGTTTGACGAAGGGGTCAACTCAACCATCGGCCTTCCGTTCATACGGACCTCTCCGGATCATGGCACGGCGTTCGGCATAGCCTGGCAGGGCAGGGCCAACCCCGCGAGCATGATCGCCGCCATCGATATGGCCGTGCCATAA
- a CDS encoding peptidylprolyl isomerase: MDNTFRFLFVVIGILPLLMPLPAGAAQPGVLDAVAIVVNDEPILLSDIRETREQELTKFRMLNPGVPEAELRRALGDGMSRAADELIRLVLVDQDARRYGMAVTDFEVDEAIERLQSGRGLTREQLQAEAKAQGLTWDRYRREVRYAILFDRLKMSLLRPRVSVSEAEIKAYYDASYRKSAEEARVQMLFLPFADPADAKGRVRTMERAVSLKGEAEKTGDFAAIVRQHSSGPNASRGGDIGVVRRGSILPFLEAAIFSTPKGQISDPVTDERGVYLLKVLDRSGSESQPLDAVFSQIKGALENQKTDEAFEHYIEDLVAGARIERHELPGL, encoded by the coding sequence ATGGACAACACGTTCCGGTTTCTTTTCGTTGTTATCGGCATTCTGCCGCTGCTCATGCCGCTGCCGGCAGGTGCGGCACAGCCTGGGGTTCTTGATGCCGTGGCAATCGTGGTGAACGACGAGCCGATCCTGCTCAGTGACATTCGTGAGACCAGGGAACAGGAACTGACCAAGTTCCGGATGCTGAACCCCGGCGTACCGGAGGCGGAACTCAGGCGTGCGCTGGGTGACGGCATGAGCCGGGCTGCCGATGAGCTCATCAGGCTGGTGCTGGTGGACCAGGATGCCCGGCGGTACGGAATGGCAGTAACCGACTTCGAGGTGGATGAGGCGATCGAGCGGCTGCAGTCGGGCAGGGGACTGACCCGCGAGCAGTTGCAGGCAGAGGCCAAGGCACAGGGACTTACCTGGGATCGTTACCGGCGGGAAGTCCGGTATGCGATCCTGTTTGACCGGCTGAAAATGTCCTTGCTCCGCCCCAGGGTATCGGTTTCGGAAGCGGAGATAAAAGCCTACTACGACGCCAGCTACAGGAAGTCTGCCGAGGAAGCCCGCGTCCAGATGCTGTTCCTGCCTTTTGCGGATCCTGCCGATGCCAAGGGCCGGGTCCGGACGATGGAACGTGCCGTGTCGCTCAAGGGCGAGGCCGAGAAGACTGGAGATTTCGCGGCGATTGTCCGCCAGCACTCCAGCGGACCGAATGCCTCACGAGGTGGCGATATTGGTGTCGTGCGGCGGGGATCGATCCTGCCGTTTCTGGAGGCGGCCATTTTCTCCACCCCCAAGGGGCAGATCTCAGATCCGGTGACGGACGAGCGGGGCGTCTACCTGCTCAAGGTTCTCGACCGGTCCGGGAGCGAAAGCCAGCCGCTCGACGCGGTATTCTCCCAGATCAAGGGTGCTCTTGAGAACCAGAAGACCGACGAGGCGTTCGAGCACTATATTGAGGATCTGGTTGCCGGCGCCCGTATCGAACGCCACGAACTTCCGGGGCTGTAG
- a CDS encoding peptidyl-prolyl cis-trans isomerase — MISCTLILLAVSAGCQETARTEPIVIRVDDRTVTRREFDRMLLPRLAAQGNPPAGSSGYEMEIRQLIREQIDEQLLLAEARRRGITLEPGEIDGEVTRLLSHYEEQELERELSRRYFTLDQWREMVARRLLLERVSDTIAASAPDPDDAELRQQYDEMPDRFGYPERFSVSQILLRSETEALEIINLIRKRNVPFEKLARERSVAPEAARDGFVGEFAAGELPPELETPVRHLSVGEISGVVRTSYGYHVFRLNSVNPPGRRAFEDVRDELAGQMRSERRMRAVASWLEKQRKAARIEVTDDLLKNITAAR, encoded by the coding sequence GTGATATCCTGCACCCTGATCCTGCTGGCCGTATCCGCCGGATGCCAGGAAACAGCGCGGACCGAGCCAATCGTGATTCGCGTGGACGACCGCACCGTGACCCGGCGCGAATTTGACCGGATGCTGCTTCCCCGCCTCGCTGCACAGGGAAACCCGCCAGCTGGTTCATCCGGATACGAGATGGAGATACGGCAGCTGATTCGTGAGCAGATCGACGAACAGCTTCTGCTTGCCGAGGCCCGCCGCCGTGGAATCACGCTTGAGCCGGGGGAGATCGACGGCGAGGTCACACGTCTGCTCAGCCACTACGAGGAACAGGAACTGGAGCGGGAACTGTCGCGCCGCTATTTTACCCTTGACCAGTGGCGCGAAATGGTCGCCCGCCGCCTCCTTCTAGAGCGGGTATCGGACACAATCGCCGCCAGTGCTCCCGATCCGGACGATGCGGAACTCCGCCAGCAGTATGACGAAATGCCAGATCGTTTCGGTTATCCCGAGCGTTTCTCCGTGTCACAGATACTGTTGCGGTCGGAGACCGAGGCGCTGGAAATCATCAATCTCATCCGGAAGCGGAATGTCCCGTTTGAAAAACTTGCCCGCGAGCGGTCGGTGGCCCCGGAAGCGGCCCGTGACGGATTTGTCGGGGAGTTTGCTGCCGGAGAGCTTCCCCCCGAGCTGGAAACGCCGGTCCGCCATCTGTCCGTCGGAGAAATATCGGGTGTGGTACGGACCTCGTACGGGTATCATGTGTTCCGGCTGAACTCGGTGAACCCGCCCGGCCGGAGAGCTTTTGAAGATGTGCGGGACGAGCTGGCCGGCCAGATGAGGTCTGAACGGCGGATGCGGGCGGTTGCATCATGGCTGGAAAAGCAGCGCAAGGCGGCCAGGATTGAAGTGACCGACGACCTGCTCAAGAATATCACCGCTGCAAGGTAG
- a CDS encoding peptidyl-prolyl cis-trans isomerase — protein sequence MFFTRRIIATALMAAALASAGACNKGKKGTDGAKGKADDSPVVAHVNGEPVRLAALEESLRRVPFQQRVQMSQDKAKLKEYVSTFLSEEAVYIEARKRGITEDPEVKAKVENYTKQIASNMLRRKLMNESPSDEELKAFYDAHQDDFKEETVNIARILKRAPPPGMPDTVAKRAEAEREIKKAHAALKRGRAWDAAVKEFSDDPQPVKDQAGDRGPVPANAQTPVGRAIANLKVNDYSEPFESPEGWEIVRVTGPKTVTARAFDNPQVRRQIMNKLRVKKFDDFKQQLMTKSDVKIDDAALSRVDFALPANLANRPGAGGASGAPATETAPAPGE from the coding sequence ATGTTTTTCACACGCAGGATCATAGCAACCGCCCTCATGGCAGCAGCACTGGCGTCAGCAGGCGCCTGCAACAAGGGCAAGAAGGGCACCGACGGCGCCAAGGGCAAGGCCGATGATTCGCCAGTCGTCGCCCATGTGAACGGCGAGCCGGTCCGTCTCGCGGCTCTGGAAGAATCCCTTCGCCGTGTACCGTTCCAGCAGCGCGTCCAGATGTCGCAGGACAAGGCGAAGCTGAAGGAATACGTCAGCACGTTCCTCTCGGAAGAGGCTGTCTACATCGAGGCCAGGAAGCGCGGGATTACCGAAGACCCTGAAGTGAAGGCCAAGGTGGAAAACTACACCAAGCAGATTGCTTCCAACATGCTCCGCCGCAAGCTGATGAATGAAAGCCCGTCGGATGAGGAACTGAAAGCCTTTTACGACGCGCACCAGGATGACTTCAAGGAAGAAACGGTGAACATCGCCCGCATCCTCAAGCGGGCTCCGCCGCCGGGCATGCCTGACACGGTCGCCAAGCGCGCCGAAGCCGAGCGCGAGATCAAGAAGGCTCATGCCGCCCTGAAGCGCGGCCGTGCATGGGATGCCGCCGTCAAGGAGTTCAGCGATGATCCGCAGCCGGTCAAGGACCAGGCTGGCGATCGCGGCCCGGTGCCGGCCAACGCCCAGACTCCGGTGGGACGTGCCATCGCCAATCTCAAGGTGAACGACTACTCCGAGCCTTTTGAGTCGCCGGAAGGGTGGGAAATCGTCCGCGTGACCGGCCCGAAGACCGTCACGGCACGGGCTTTCGACAACCCGCAGGTCCGGCGCCAGATCATGAACAAGCTGCGCGTCAAGAAGTTCGATGACTTCAAGCAGCAGCTCATGACCAAGTCAGACGTGAAGATTGATGACGCCGCGTTGTCCCGCGTGGATTTCGCGCTGCCCGCAAATCTGGCCAACCGGCCGGGTGCTGGTGGTGCATCGGGAGCGCCGGCGACAGAGACGGCACCCGCGCCGGGCGAATAA
- the mfd gene encoding transcription-repair coupling factor, which produces MDTTEPTTTDFRILAERLRQRGSFVLGGPAGAAAAWHLACLYREGFRPQLVVVPDILAAEQLRSDWLRFLGIDPADDHPHALTARKFQILHAWEARPEDDRSPPVDVASGRVTALYQLFARQGEAVVIAPAEALLPRPFPPATLRTEYDLLAADEETDFETSVSRFADLGYRRSARVEDRGDFAVKGSIIDIFATGYDWPLRLDFELDRLATIRPFDPSTQRTLPLPGGVASLPDFVLLPASELLLKSPYRERAVEYLNTERDREEVDYELVTRVRDDLASGIHVTGAEYLTPALYGQLPSIADYVTGPIVICEPIACDRVLEDSAARLEESYRRRREEGLALARYSERFAGADEIRKLIDRQKRLEISGLEIYEKLDDREHLNIRVGTPEKELHPPQAGEGEESPLEPAVRRLEEWKAAGYRVLFSLQNRSALERVRTLLDPHGLAPVPVDPVIIPDFTRPLTDRDLQRPVAEPPRVVIGAMSGGFVLPDERLAVITEGDFFRTGQQKPVRTARRNLESFLQSLEDLKPGDYVVHNDYGVGRYLGLKTVMVDQIPVEVMELEYANSDKLLVPVDRLHMVARYSSAEGHVPVLDRLGGNQWQTTRKKVCDAVYKLAAELLDLYAQRQVHPAYPARPLQDDYRKFEAEFPYEETEDQERAIGEVVHDLMSGKPMDRLVCGDVGYGKTEVALRAAYKAVLDGKQVALLVPTTVLAQQHQETFTGRLAHHGVRVEALSRFRTPAEQRDILKRLAAGQVDIVIGTHRLLQNDVGFRELGLVIIDEEHRFGVRHKERLKKLRVVAHCLSLSATPIPRTLQMSLTGLREFSLIATPPQDRLSIRTVVSRYSERTIKDAVMAEVNRGGQVFYLFNRVQGIEERARTLRELLPGVRIEIGHGQMEPARLEKIMLGFLHNEFQVLLSTTIVESGLDIPNANTMIVERADRFGLAQLYQLRGRVGRSNRRGYCYLLLPPGEKLNPEAEKRLRILQEHSDLGSGFKIASHDLELRGGGNVLGDAQSGHIAAVGFDLYIELLDRAVHELKGEAYQEEIEPEVSLPVATLLPVSYVPDLTEKLIYYKKLSAARTKEALEQGRDELIDCYGPLPDEAQNLISLMAIKIRLRRLGVMEMKIGSRDVALRFAAGADGSLKVPDPDRLVNLIRTDPVRYRVTPENRFIVRFDDIRPTEVFHAAHSVLELIEHADGETAGVKKKPNR; this is translated from the coding sequence GTGGACACCACTGAACCGACCACTACTGATTTCAGGATACTGGCCGAACGGCTTCGGCAGCGGGGCTCTTTTGTCCTTGGCGGACCGGCGGGTGCGGCCGCAGCCTGGCATCTGGCGTGTCTCTACCGGGAGGGATTCCGCCCGCAACTGGTCGTGGTTCCCGACATACTGGCGGCCGAACAGCTCCGGTCCGACTGGCTGCGGTTTCTGGGCATCGATCCCGCCGACGATCATCCGCATGCCCTGACGGCCCGGAAATTCCAGATACTGCACGCATGGGAAGCCCGTCCCGAGGATGACCGTTCGCCGCCCGTGGATGTGGCGAGCGGCCGGGTGACGGCGTTGTACCAGCTTTTTGCGAGGCAGGGCGAAGCAGTGGTTATTGCTCCAGCCGAGGCGCTTCTCCCCCGGCCATTCCCGCCCGCCACGCTGCGGACCGAATACGATCTGCTGGCTGCGGACGAAGAGACCGATTTCGAAACGTCCGTCAGCCGGTTTGCCGATCTTGGCTACCGGCGGTCGGCACGGGTGGAAGATCGCGGTGATTTTGCCGTGAAAGGCTCGATCATCGATATTTTCGCCACCGGTTATGACTGGCCGCTCCGGCTCGATTTCGAGCTGGACCGGCTGGCCACCATTCGCCCATTCGATCCATCCACCCAGAGGACCCTTCCGTTGCCGGGCGGGGTAGCGAGCCTGCCTGATTTTGTTCTGCTGCCTGCAAGCGAACTGTTACTGAAATCTCCATACCGGGAGCGGGCCGTGGAATACCTCAACACGGAGCGCGACCGTGAGGAGGTGGACTATGAACTGGTGACGCGGGTCAGGGACGATCTTGCCAGCGGAATACATGTCACGGGTGCCGAGTACCTGACGCCGGCACTTTACGGCCAGCTGCCGTCGATAGCGGACTACGTGACCGGCCCCATCGTCATCTGTGAGCCGATCGCCTGCGACCGGGTGCTGGAGGATTCCGCGGCCCGGCTGGAGGAGTCCTACCGGCGCCGCCGCGAGGAAGGGCTCGCGCTGGCCCGCTACAGCGAGCGGTTCGCGGGCGCGGATGAGATCCGCAAACTGATCGACCGCCAGAAGCGTCTCGAAATTTCCGGCCTCGAGATATACGAAAAACTCGATGACCGTGAGCACCTGAACATTCGCGTCGGCACGCCGGAGAAGGAGTTGCATCCGCCTCAGGCTGGGGAGGGTGAGGAATCGCCACTGGAGCCGGCGGTCCGGCGCCTGGAGGAGTGGAAGGCCGCCGGGTACCGGGTGCTGTTCAGTCTCCAGAACCGGTCCGCGCTGGAACGGGTCCGGACCCTGCTGGACCCCCACGGGCTGGCACCGGTTCCCGTTGATCCCGTCATCATTCCCGATTTCACCCGCCCGCTGACTGACCGCGACCTGCAGCGGCCCGTGGCCGAGCCGCCACGAGTGGTTATCGGAGCCATGTCCGGCGGGTTCGTGCTGCCTGACGAACGGCTCGCGGTTATCACCGAGGGTGATTTCTTCCGTACAGGACAGCAGAAACCCGTTCGCACTGCACGGCGGAACCTGGAGTCGTTCCTTCAGTCGCTGGAGGATCTGAAGCCCGGCGATTACGTGGTCCATAACGATTATGGCGTGGGACGGTATCTGGGGCTCAAGACCGTCATGGTGGACCAGATTCCCGTCGAGGTGATGGAGCTTGAATACGCGAACAGCGACAAGCTGCTTGTGCCGGTGGACCGGCTCCACATGGTGGCCCGCTATTCGTCCGCGGAAGGCCATGTGCCGGTGCTGGACCGGCTCGGTGGAAATCAATGGCAGACGACCCGCAAGAAGGTGTGCGACGCCGTCTACAAGCTGGCCGCCGAACTGCTTGATCTTTATGCGCAGAGGCAGGTGCATCCGGCTTATCCTGCCCGGCCGCTCCAGGACGATTACCGGAAGTTCGAGGCCGAGTTCCCGTACGAGGAGACAGAAGACCAGGAACGCGCCATCGGAGAGGTCGTTCATGACCTGATGAGCGGGAAACCCATGGATCGTCTCGTTTGCGGCGATGTGGGGTACGGCAAGACCGAAGTGGCGCTCCGGGCTGCTTACAAGGCCGTCCTGGATGGCAAGCAGGTGGCGCTGCTCGTTCCGACGACAGTACTGGCACAGCAGCATCAGGAAACCTTCACGGGCCGGCTCGCCCATCATGGAGTCCGGGTTGAGGCGTTGAGCCGGTTCCGGACGCCGGCCGAGCAGCGGGACATATTGAAGCGCCTGGCAGCCGGGCAGGTGGATATCGTGATCGGCACGCACCGCCTGCTTCAGAATGATGTGGGTTTCCGTGAGCTGGGACTGGTCATCATTGACGAGGAGCACCGTTTCGGCGTCCGGCACAAGGAACGCCTCAAGAAACTCCGTGTGGTCGCGCACTGCCTGTCCCTGTCGGCGACGCCAATCCCCCGTACGCTTCAGATGTCCCTGACCGGGCTAAGGGAGTTTTCCCTTATTGCGACGCCGCCGCAGGACCGGCTTTCGATCCGGACCGTCGTCAGCCGGTATTCGGAACGCACGATCAAGGACGCTGTAATGGCCGAGGTGAACCGTGGCGGACAGGTCTTTTACCTGTTCAACCGTGTGCAGGGCATTGAGGAACGGGCCCGCACGCTGCGGGAACTGCTGCCCGGTGTCCGTATCGAGATCGGACATGGACAGATGGAGCCGGCCCGGCTGGAAAAAATCATGCTCGGCTTCCTGCACAACGAGTTTCAGGTGCTTCTTTCCACGACGATCGTCGAAAGCGGACTCGACATTCCCAATGCAAACACGATGATCGTGGAAAGGGCTGACCGGTTCGGGCTTGCGCAGTTGTACCAGCTCAGGGGCCGGGTGGGGCGGTCGAACCGCCGTGGCTACTGCTATCTTTTGCTGCCTCCAGGAGAAAAACTGAACCCCGAGGCAGAGAAACGGCTCAGGATTCTGCAGGAACACAGTGACCTCGGTTCCGGGTTCAAGATTGCCAGTCACGACCTGGAACTGCGTGGCGGCGGGAATGTTCTGGGAGATGCACAGTCGGGGCACATCGCGGCGGTCGGGTTCGACTTATATATCGAGTTATTGGACCGTGCGGTTCATGAACTGAAAGGCGAAGCCTACCAGGAGGAGATCGAGCCGGAGGTCAGTCTCCCGGTAGCGACCCTTCTGCCTGTCTCATATGTGCCCGACCTCACGGAAAAGCTCATCTACTACAAGAAATTGTCAGCCGCACGGACCAAAGAGGCCCTGGAGCAGGGGCGGGATGAACTGATTGACTGCTACGGGCCGCTTCCTGACGAAGCCCAGAACCTGATCTCCCTGATGGCCATCAAGATACGGCTCCGGCGGCTTGGAGTCATGGAGATGAAAATCGGTTCACGTGATGTGGCACTCAGGTTTGCAGCAGGCGCAGATGGTTCCTTAAAAGTTCCCGACCCGGACCGTCTCGTTAACTTGATTCGGACCGATCCGGTAAGATATCGAGTTACACCAGAGAACCGGTTTATAGTGCGTTTTGACGACATCCGCCCGACGGAGGTTTTCCATGCAGCACACTCGGTTCTGGAGTTGATAGAACACGCGGATGGGGAAACCGCTGGGGTAAAGAAAAAACCGAACAGGTAA
- the trxA gene encoding thioredoxin translates to MAKPIDVTDATFESEVLKSPVPVLLDFWAPWCGPCRAIAPALEELTGQYEGKAKIAKINIDENMNTPSQFGVRAIPTLIVFKGGKAVDQIMGAQPKASIATVLNKHI, encoded by the coding sequence ATGGCAAAGCCTATCGACGTAACCGACGCAACGTTTGAATCTGAAGTGCTCAAGTCACCGGTTCCTGTTCTCCTGGACTTCTGGGCCCCCTGGTGCGGTCCCTGCCGTGCCATCGCCCCGGCGCTCGAAGAGCTCACCGGCCAGTATGAAGGCAAGGCCAAGATTGCCAAGATCAACATTGACGAGAACATGAATACGCCCAGCCAGTTCGGTGTCCGGGCCATCCCGACGCTCATCGTCTTCAAGGGCGGTAAGGCAGTGGACCAGATCATGGGCGCACAGCCCAAGGCATCCATTGCGACGGTTCTGAACAAGCATATCTGA
- a CDS encoding hemerythrin family protein, translated as MSYIVWRPDFDLGIPVLDQHHHNLVALINDFHLSVNRGLDSELCSTIFSRLREYADYHFKVEEALMAHHGYPESPDHIAEHRLFVNNVGRLEKTFAQDPLLTQQVLQYLKQWLEQHILVIDRQLAEHIKAGQH; from the coding sequence GTGAGCTACATTGTCTGGCGGCCTGACTTCGATCTGGGAATCCCCGTCCTGGACCAGCACCACCACAATCTGGTGGCACTGATCAATGATTTTCATCTATCGGTAAACCGGGGGCTGGACAGCGAACTGTGCAGCACCATCTTCAGCCGTCTGCGTGAATACGCCGACTACCACTTCAAGGTGGAAGAAGCCCTGATGGCTCACCACGGCTACCCGGAATCCCCCGACCACATCGCCGAACACCGGCTTTTCGTCAACAACGTTGGCCGGCTGGAAAAAACATTTGCGCAGGATCCCCTGCTGACGCAGCAGGTGCTCCAGTATCTGAAACAGTGGCTGGAGCAGCATATCCTGGTCATCGACAGGCAACTGGCGGAGCATATCAAAGCTGGGCAGCACTGA